The nucleotide window CTCTTGAAAAATACGGTTTTATTCGCGGCTCGGCAAAAGGCTTGTGGCGTATTCTTCGCTGCAACCCCTGGAGCAAAGGAGGATTGGATTTACCTTGAGCCCTTGACCAAAACAGGCCTTCTGGTTAAGCTCTCCCAGGTTTGTCCAATTAAACTACTATGGATTCTGACCTTCAAAACGTTCGCCCCATTCAGCGCGCCCTTTTAAGTGTGTCTGACAAAACCGGCCTCGTAGAACTCGCCACTGCCCTGCACGAGCACGGCACCGAGCTGCTTTCCACCGGTGGAACCGCCAAGGCTCTCAAAGACGCCGGCCTTCCTGTAAAAGATGTGTCTGAGTATACGGGCTTTCCTGAAATGATGGGGGGACGCGTGAAAACCTTACACCCTAAAGTGCATGGAGGACTTTTGATGCGCCGGGGAGAAGACGACGAAATAGCGGCCCAAAACGGCATCCAAGAAATCGACATGGTGGTGATCAACCTTTACCCTTTTGAAGAGACCATTGCAAAGGAAGGGGTAACCGAACCCGAAGCCATTGAACAGATCGATATTGGAGGCCCTTCTATGCTTCGTAGCGCTGCTAAAAATTTCAAGTGGGTGGCTTCCGTCAGCGATATAAAAGACTACCCAGCGCTCATCACCGAACTCAAAAAAGAAGGAGGGCTGAGTTTTGAAACCCGCCGACGTTTAGCCCTCAATGTCTTCGAAAAGACCAGCCGTTACGATTTAGCCATTGCAGATTACCTGCGCTACAAGGGAGAACCAGTGGAGCTCCTCGATTTGCATTATGAAAAAGTGATGAAGCTTCGTTATGGAGAAAATCCCCATCAAAAGGCGGCTTTTTTCCGTGATCCCTCCGACACTTTCCCCAATGTGACCAATGCCAAGGTTTTGCAAGGAAAAGAACTGTCTTACAACAACATTGTGGATGCCGATGCAGCACTCGAACTTGTCAAAGATTTTGACAAGCCTGCCGCCGCAGTCATTAAACATACAAACCCCTGTGGTGCTGCTACCGCTGACAACATTGAGGCAGCCTTTGAAGAGGCCCACAGCGTGGACCC belongs to Candidatus Peregrinibacteria bacterium and includes:
- the purH gene encoding bifunctional phosphoribosylaminoimidazolecarboxamide formyltransferase/IMP cyclohydrolase, with protein sequence MDSDLQNVRPIQRALLSVSDKTGLVELATALHEHGTELLSTGGTAKALKDAGLPVKDVSEYTGFPEMMGGRVKTLHPKVHGGLLMRRGEDDEIAAQNGIQEIDMVVINLYPFEETIAKEGVTEPEAIEQIDIGGPSMLRSAAKNFKWVASVSDIKDYPALITELKKEGGLSFETRRRLALNVFEKTSRYDLAIADYLRYKGEPVELLDLHYEKVMKLRYGENPHQKAAFFRDPSDTFPNVTNAKVLQGKELSYNNIVDADAALELVKDFDKPAAAVIKHTNPCGAATADNIEAAFEEAHSVDPMAAFGCVIALNQTCTKTVAQYILDKKLFVEIIIAPSFDPGARELLAAKTNLRLLETGELRKNPNQRHIRSVSGGLLIQTSDETIVGEKDLQTVTDRKPTEDEIEEMLFARVLVKHVKSNAVVFAKKNSHGGCTTTGIGAGQMSRVDSVIIAKRKGGERIPGSVMASDAFFPFPDAVEEAKAAGAQAIVQPGGSMRDAEVIAKANELGMTMVFSGIRSFRH